Within the Heptranchias perlo isolate sHepPer1 chromosome 39, sHepPer1.hap1, whole genome shotgun sequence genome, the region gtcaaattttgtctgataatcgctcctgtgaagcgccttggggacgttttattacgttaaaggcgctatataaatgcaggtggttgttgttgttaccTCCCCTCCGTATTCTTGACTGATTCACTATTTACCTACTGTATTTTTTTATCTCTTCTCATGGACGGTTAATGAGATAATGCCTACTATACTCCAGGACACCGACCTTGTACTTTGCTGCTACTGCCgagctttgtgtgtgtgtgtgtgtgtattattaagAATAGCTCACTATGGCTATTCTACCTGGTACATTTCTGCTTACCGATTTCTTTCTTGAGCCTGTTCCTTCCTTTCTCCGCAGGTGATTCACTTTTCCCCGGCACTTTACGACTACGTGACCCGAGAGATGAAGAAAAGCATCATCCTGGTGCTGAATAAAATCGACCTCGCTCCCCCCTCCTTAGTGGCGGCCTGGAAACATTATTTCCAGCAGAAGTTCCCTCAGCTCCACGTGCTCTGCTTCACGTCGTACCCGCGGGAGAAACCGGGCGAGACGGACCCGAGCGCCGGTGAGTAGCAGTGAGGCCTGTGCCGTGGCTGCCGGTTAAAGGATGGGCGTGGCGTTGAATCAGGGTGAGCCGCCCACAGTCTAACCCGCTCGCCTGGTCTGGATTGGTGTGGGAGGGCCAGAGCTGCCTCACGCACCCAGTGTCAAATCCACTGCCGTCCTTGTTCAGACTGTCTCGATCTGGTCTACGCAACGTGTTCCACTCTGATAGGAACAGATTGTGaagggggagaggtgggtgagggggttaatcccctccgctgggaacaggctgcccggtgtctgactgtgagtggggagaggtgggtgagagggttaatcccttCTGCTGGGAACAGGTTGCCGGTGTTGGACTGTGaagggggagaggtgggtgagagggttaatcccctctgcTGGGAACAGGCTGCCCAGTGTCTGACTGTGAAGGGGTTAATCCCCTCTGctgggaacaggctgcccggtgtctgactgtgaatggggagagatgggtgagagggttaatcccctctgcTAGGAACAGGCTGCCTGGTGTCTGACTGAATGGGGAGAGGCGGGTGGGAGGGCTGCCCCCCCACCTTGGTGACGGGTGCAATGCCTGACATCCAGTTTTAATAACTTCAAAAAAGTGGACGCGATAAAACGTGCAGCTGTTTAGTCATTTAAAGCTCGACCAATGTGAACGTGCATTTCATCCACGTGTCTGTTGTGGGGTTTAGTTTTTCAGAAGCGGAGACGACGGAGGCGAGTCTGGACAACAGCCTTGGGGCCCAAACAACTCCTTAAATCCTGCGAGACCATCACACAAGGGAAAGGTAAGGCTGGGAAACGGGGCAGGTACAGGAAACGAGCTCAGGAGACACAAGGGAAGGTAATACAGGCGGGGCAGGTACATGAAGAGGTCAGGCACAAGGGAAGGTAATACAGTCGGGGCAGGTACAGGAAACGAGCTCAGGAGACACAAGGGAAGGTAACACAGTCGGGGCAGGTACAGGAAGAGGTCAGGCACAAGGGAAGGTAATACAGTCGGGGCAGGTACAGGAAACGAGGTCAGGCACAAGGGAAGGTACCACTCGGGACAGAAGTAACGTTATGATAATGTGCAGATATCCTATAAACCCCCGTGTGTTTTCTACCAGTTCTTCGGTTCGAATCACACTGAAGccgctgactccttgctggggtactgaGCACGGGCACCTGGCATCCTCCAGTACCTTATCCAGATTGATTTAAGCCCAGACTCTGAGCGTCATAGTCAACAGTGGAAGCGTCTCATATTGCCCTTGCCTGAGACCCAAACACGTGCACTGTGTGGAGAATAGGCTGTTGCCACTTTGTGTCCAAGGGCAGTAATCCAGCagatttcttccccccccccccccccccccccagccgatCTGGAGTGTGGAGGTCCGGTTGGAGTCTGTTGGAATGCCCCAAGTGCTGGAACAACCTGGAATTGAAGTCAGGACTGTCCGGTCTGTGTGGCTCAACCATCTGAACCAGACACTGCACCCCTagtctttggaactctctccctaaaccactTGCTACCTCTACTTGGCCTAGGCAACTGGAAAGAACAGTAATGTTGCCTGTCCAATGCCGGCCACATCCCGaggaggaatttaaaaaaaaatttcctttgaaaacttcctttttaaaatctatctctttgaccacatCGTCTTCTTTCTCCCTCCCGGTCCTTTGTAACCCCAGCTCGGCGCCCTCCCTCCTTGGCGCTCTCCCTTCCCCTTTGGCCACCCTCCCACCTGAGAGGTGTTGCAATGAAAAGCTGACTGTTTTccctctgctgctgctgctgcattcTGCCTCTCCCGGATTCAGTGACACATGCTGGCAGGAACCAGTGCTACATCAGCACCACCGACAGAAGCCCTCGCTGGTCTCGCAGAATCATTCggaacacaaggaggccattcggcccatcgtgcctgtgccggctctttgaaagagctatccaattagcctctttccccatgaccctgcaaaatttttcccttcaagtatttatccaattctctttcaaaaattactattgaatctgcttccactagtctttcaagcagtgcattccaggtctcaacaacttgctgtgtaaaaataatttctcctcatcttttcccctggctttttttgctaattatcttaaatctgtgtcctctggttaccgaccaccctgccagtggaaacagtttctccctatctaccctatcaaaaccgttcatatcAAAACATCTCACTGTTAGATTTCCTGAAATCCGAGAACCATTGGTGGCAGTGACTCTGTTGCCTCCAATGAACAAAGTTGGCAGCTGTTTGGATTCATGCTTTGCGTCACCAAGGGGTTGCGTGATGGTGAGTTTTTTGACATCTGCCTTCCCCTTGTTTGCtcggtaggaacaggaggaggccattcagcccctcgtgcctgttccgccattcaattagatcatggctgttctgtatcttaactccaccttacCCTCCATGGTttggtaacccttaatacccttaccgaacaaaaatccttcaatcacagttttgaaattttcaacagctttttggggggggagttccagatttccactaccctttgtgtgaagaaacgcttcccgacatcacccctgaacggcccagctctaattttaaggttatgcacccttgttctggactctcccacaccagaggaaatagtttctccctatctaccctatcaaatcctttaatcatcttaaacacctcaattagatcaacccttaatcttctatactcgagggagtacaagcccagtctgtgcaacctgtcctcacaatttagccccggtatcattctggtgaatctgcgctgcaccccctccaaggccaatgtatcctttctgaggtgcggtccccagaactgaacacaattactcctccagatggggtttaaccagagctctgaaGAGCTGTGTCatgacttccacccctttgtattacaGCTCTTGTTCTTTCCCTTCTTGAATCGTGCAAcctctacctctaccacctagatggacaagagcagcaggtacatgggaacaacaccacctgcacgttcccctccaagtctctcaccatcccgacttggaaatatatcgccgttccttcatcgtcgctgggtcaaaatcctggaactcccttcctaacagcgctgtgggagaaccttcaccacacggactgcagcggttcaagaaggcggctcaccaccaccttttcaagggcaattagggatgggcaataaataccggcctcgccagcgatgcccacatcccatgaatgagtcttttttaaaaaactgtttttCTGTCTCTTGCCAGTGGCCTTGACCAGTTGGAAGGAGAAGATGGAGCGGGATGCGGCCAACTCTCACCACGAGGACCTCACagacgaggaggaggatgatgatgttgTCCTGGTGGAGCATCAGACAGATACTGCCATGGAAATGTGCCCACCAGTGGATGAACTCTACAAGGATGGCATCCTCACTGTGGGTTGTGTGGGTGAGTTGGCACAACGTGCGCTTTTGGCTTTTGACGTGGTCGATGCAGTGGGTGGTAACCGCTGGAAACGAGAAGCTTCCTCACTTGCCTTTTAAATAGCTCACGTTTTCCTTGCCAAGAAAACATGACCATTCATGTAGTACACTTGAGGGCCACCAGATGACGATGCTGCCGAAATCCTGTTCCTCAACTTGTTTAATGCTTTAAAAATTGAAAACTTTACAAGTTCCTGTTTTATGACATTCTTCCAtcctgcctctcctctttctctttcctcgccccctcttccctgccctcgGCCCCCTCCTCGTTTCTCCCAGCCCccgcttccccccccaccccgggccgctgctcttccctctcctctcttctcggGTATTTCAGTGGCCAGTGGGAGTTCAGCGATCAGATGCGCAAGGATCTGAAGTCAAAGAtgcgtaaaatgtcccaaatagTGGAATttgaggagcaatttttttttttcaattatttttagttTCAGCTGCCCTGTAGGAAAGGGAGGATCTGGCCGTCTTTCGTGTCGTTAGGACGTCGCAAAGCACTTCTCAAGATGACAAATTACTTTCGAAGTGGTGGGAATTTGCGCGGGGTTCACAGTCGGGGGTAAAACCTATTTTTCCTCGTCTCCCTCAGGGTTCCCGAATGTGGGGAAGTCGTCTCTCATCAACGGCCtggtggggaagaaggtggtGAGCGTGTCCCGGACCCCGGGTCACACCAAGTACTTCCAGACCTACTTCCTGACTCCCACCGTTAAGCTCTGCGACTGCCCGGGtctgatcttcccctcactcGTGGACCGTCAGCAACAGGTGAGTTAACTGAACTGAAGCGTGaggctgtgtgtgtgagatgcaGGGGTAACGGGTGCGTTTCGTGACGGTGATAGCACTGCaacaagaaaaacttgcatttatatagcgcctttaatgtagtaaaacatcccaaggcgcttcactgcagcgattatcaaacaaaatttgacaccgagccacgcaaggagatattaggacaggtgaccaaaagcttggtcaaagtagattttaaggagcgtcttaaaggaggaaagagaggcggagaggtttagggagcgaattccagagcttagggcctagacggcagaaggcacggccgccaatggaggggcgattaaaatcggcaATGCggaaggggcaagaattggaggagcgcagagatctcgcagggttgtagggctggaggaggttagagagagagggaggggcgaggccatggagggatttgaaaacaaactcTGGGAAGCAGTTTCCAGTATCAACCGTGTTTTGCAAAACTAATTTTTCTTTTCTGAATTTGACTGATTTCTGTTGACTTTTTAAATTTCTTTCCCTGCTGTCTGCTCTCCTGACTCTTGCTTCGTTACAattctgtggggtgggggggggggggggcaggggaaacTGTTAGCCGGTATCTTcctcaagtggccatttttcatgcgtGAACCTGGATAGtaaatgtcagcgagctgtttgGCCATGAGGGTTCTCGCAGCTGAGTCCGTCACCCTTCTCTCTTGATGTCCACGCGCATGCATTTTCCAATAGGGGTCACTAGATGGCAGTCAGGAGCGGCAAGCCGGACTCGTTACCTTTTGGTCTCCAACCCAGGGTCACGGAGGCCAAATTAAGCGTCCTTACCGGAATTCTGACTGaggttagctaactcagcacagactggggattgaggcTGGGATCATCTTGGGCTGTGTGGTGCTCTGCTGCTTCAGGCTgtgcattaggaacataggaacaggagtaggccattcagcccctcgtgcctgctccgccatttgataagatcatggccgatctgtgatctaactccatatacctgcctttggcccatatcccttaatacctttggttgccaaaaagctatctatctcagatttaaatttagcaattgagctggtatcgattgccgtttgcggaagagagttccaaacttctaccaccctttgtgtgtagaaatgttttctaatctcgctcctgaaaggtcagtTGACTTACTGAGCCACTggggtaaaagaaagaacttgcatttatatagcgcctttcacaaccttaacatgtcccaaagttctttgcagccatttaagtacttaagtgtagtcactgttgtaatgtaggaaacgcagcaaccaatttacgcacagcaagctcccacaaacagcattgagataatgaccaggtaattttttttttagtgatgttggttgagggataaatattggccaggacaccagggagaactcccccgctttgcttcaaaatagtgccataggatctttctcgtccacctgagatggcagacggggcctcggtttaacgtcccatgcGAAAcatggcccctccgacagtgcagcactccctcggtactgcacgagTGTCAGCCtaatttttgtgctcaaatctctggagtggggcttgaacccacaaccttctgactcagaggtgagagtgctgcccactgagccgagGCCGACACCTCAATGGGTAGGCCATCCACCCTCCACATCACTGTGTCACTTGTCTCATTTCTAAAGATTGCAATCTCGTCTCCCTCGCCCTCTAGATTCTGGCTGGGATTTACCCGATAGCGCAGATCCAAGATCCTTACACCTCCGTCGGCTACCTGGCCATGAGGATTCCCATACAGAAGCTGCTGAAGCTCAAGCATCCTaacgaggaggagcagcagtccgGGGAGCAGGCCGAGGCCAAGTTCACAGCCTGGGACATCTGTGAAGGTAACTGGATGACAAGATCTAGAGTCGGGGAGCTGTGGGctgggaggaagagaagaaaagGCTGTTCTAGAAGAAACATTAACATCGGGTCGGGTAAATAGCCTCACCTGAAGACGCGTCCCAGGCAAAGGGGGTTACCACCCGTGCAGGTTTCTTTTCCCCACTTGTGGTACTGAGTATAACGTGGAGAATACAAGCACTATGCAGCACAAACTGCAACTGCAGCGAGAGCTTCCTCGACTCTGTTTCATCAATACTGCTACGGTCACAGACCGGTGAGGGCAGAGGTGGAAAATCCTAGCAATTATACCCCAGGGACGAGGGACGTCAGTtaatctggagagactggagaagctgggattgttctccttagagcagagaaggttaaggggagatttgatagaggtgttcaaaatcatgaagggttttgaaagagtaaataaggagaaactgtttccactgtctggagggtcggtaacagaggacaccgatttaagataattgacaaaagaaccaggagggGAGATgcagagaatttttttacgcagcgagttgttatgatctggaatgcgctgcctgaaagggaggtggaagcagattcaataataactttcaaaagggaattggataaatacttgaaatgaaaaaaattgcagggctatggagaaggagtgcgggagtgggactaattggttagctgtttcaaaaagccggcacaggaatgatggaccgaatggtctaCTTCTGTGTTGTGTTGTTAGATTCTATATTGTTTTTACAGAATTTCACTGTTACCTATAGAGGTGGGGTTATTGTCTGTTTTGCTTACAGGGCACTATCAGGAGTAGACTCTGGCACAATGAGTCTAATGTAAGAGCTATACATCCTGGTATAGTAACATTATACACTGCAGAATCAGAGTATTCTGGTTATGACATTGAAGGCCTGAGGGCAAGTAACTAGGAGAGCGCCTCGTGGGTGCAATATCCTGTCTGAGGGGGTTGAGTCATCGTTCTTGTGGTACCTGATGATCACTTGCATCTTCTCTATCAGTCTGCCCCTCTCTGTGCGTGATGTGGTAGGGGgagggttgagtggcagtggatTGGATTTTATTGTGTTGGTTCCAGAACCAATCGTgataatgtgtttttttaaaaatgtgtgtaGGTAATGCACTTCTTGTCCTCGTTCCTCATTTCCTGTTACAATTTTTGCTCACGTTCTTGTGTCGACCTTTGCTATTATGAAttactatgtcaacatttcccattcaattttgctgtgTCAACTGTCACAATCTAGTATACTTGGGAATacgaggtataatttcaaagtttgcagatgacacgaaactcagaaatatagttaacaatgtggaggatagtaacagcttcaggaggacatagacagactggtgaaatgggtagacacatggcaggtgaaatttaacaccgagaagtgtgaagtgatacattttagtaggaagaatgaggagaggtaatataaactaaatggtgcaattttaaagggagcgcaggaacagagagacctgggggtgtacacacacaaatctttgaaagtggcaggaccaattgagaaggctgtttttttaaaaaaaaaagcatacaggatccttggctttattaatagaggcatagagtatggaagcatggaagttatgctaaatctttataaaacactggttaggcctcagctggagtattgtgttcaattctgggcaccacagtttaggaaagatgtcaagaccttggagagggtgcagaagagaattaccagaatagtaccagggatgagggacttaagttatgtggagagactggagaagctgggattgttctccttggagcagagaaggttaaggggagatttggtagaggtgttcaaaatcatgaatgctattaaggagaaactgtttacagtggcagacgcatcggtaaccagaggacacagatttaaagtgattggcaaaagaaccagaggcgacatgaagaaacatttatttacacagcgcgctgttataatctggaatgcactgcctgaaaggctggtggaaacagattcaataatctctttcaactatttatccaattcccttttgaaagggaaaaaatttacagggctatggggaaagagcaggggagtggggactaattgggtagctctaccaaagagccagcacaggcacggtgggccgaatggccgccttctgtgctgtacgatactATACTAGCAGACTCGAGCCACAAGTTGGCACCATTGAGTGTGTTTCTGAATCTCCCAACTCTGTTGCTACCAGGTGACGACAGGTATTGCCACAAGTAATTTACTAGTTATACTTGAACAGTCTATTAGATGAAAAGCTTTTGCACTTGTGTTTTGTATTATTAACGAGCTCCGGGCAGGACCTGGGGTGAGAATCGAAATCTTTTTCAGATATGGTTCATCATTTGTCTCCTTGCAGCCTGGGCAGAGAAGAGGGGTTACAAGACCGCTAAAGCGGCTCGGAATGACGTGTACCGGGCAGCCAACAGCATCCTTCGACTGACCGTGGACGGGCGTCTGTGTCTGTGCATGCGACCCCCAGGCTACACCATGCAGAAAGGTACGGGCTCGGTCGACCTGcgtagagtagatggggagaaactgattccactggcaggagggtcggtaaccagaggacacagatttaagatcattggcaaaaaagccagtggggagatgatgatcttgttatgatctggaatgcactgccggagggttggtggaagcagattcaatagtaactttcaaaaggaaattggataaatacttgaaaaggaaaaatttgcagggctatggggaaagagcagtgagggggtgggggggaaacagTGGGACTAATCGAGTAACTCTTTCAatgagctggcacgggctcgatgggccgaatggcccccttctatgctgtatgattctatgaaaagagcTGCCAATGACTAAGGAAAAGGGCACAGCTGGTTTGATGGCTTGTATCTGCATACCTAGCCGACTGCTGGATCTGAGACACTGGACACCCAAAATGGACGAGCGCAAAATTCACGATATAAGATCATGGCGGCAGGGGGGTTGCGAGGAGAGAAAGCGAAGAGGTGGAAGTAACTTCAGTtgtctttttctccctctctctctccgtttcctacattataacagcgactacacttcaaaagtgctttgggatgtcctgaggtcgtgaaagatgctgtataaatgcaattcctTTCTTTTTTCTGTGTTCTTAGCGGACTGGCAGCAACACGTTGAGACGCTGGAGATCGCTGCTCTTCAGGAGGCGCACAGGCAGCAGAGCAAGCAGAGCTCCGACGACGAGGACGAGATTTCCAGCTCCGACCAGGAGGACGACGAGAAGGACCATGACGCcgacgaggaagaggaggaggaagaggaggtcgaAGATGAAGACGATGAGGTGGACGCGAGACCGAAGCAGTCAGCGCCAGCGAGTAAAGGGCACGTGGGCTCCTTCCTCAGCAAGAACAAATTTGCCCTGCTCAGAGAGGACGAGTGCTAACTTCCTGCTAGCCTGGATTGTGGGACTGGGGACCTTTTTAAAACGATGCATGTGCATCTTCCAGCAGCAGCGTCGCCCTGCTGCGTATCACTTCATTCCGGAGTGCATTGAGGAGACCCATTCCAAACCTTACCGTGAATGTATTGCTCTATTTCAATAAAGCTTTATTTACCTTAACCGTTGCAGGGAGCGGCTTGCCATTCACCATCTGTGGTTATCGGAGTCTGCggacagaagtggggggggggggggggggggagagctggCGAGAGTGAGCAACTTCCTCATCTGACTTTACTGAGTAAAACGATTgctattttttttgttgaaatggTTGTGATGTTATTGGGCCAGGTGGCCGGGAGGGGTTGGATAAACATCATTACAGATAGTCAGTGGCACATGGTGCTTGGAGGAAGGAGTTACTGAGTGTCCGTGTGAGGGAGTTGGATTTCACGTCAGTGCAGTTGCAGTTTAGATCAAAGCAGGCTTTGAAGACTTAACTTTCCGTGATCCTGCACCACTGATGGGGCTTTGCAGCAACAACAGGTTATCGGAAAGTTGCGGGTGTACTGCCCGTGAATTCTCAAccatttaaaatagaaagaaaatCATGGGCACTCCATCTGTAACTTTCCAGTAGTTGCGTTTGAAGCCCCATCGGTGGCGAAGGGCCAAGGAAAATTCCACACAGGAATATTACATTTGAGGTGACGGGGGACCGGGGCCAATGCAGATCAGCAATCACCCTCGGGTACCTCATTAAATATCTGTTCTTCAGGTCTGAGTCTCAACAGCAAATGgcagcagactattcaactgcaGGGAACATCACACAGGTCAAATCCTATCCTTACCCAATATAACCTTTTGGTCTTGGGTTCAGGGTCactgaccacataatctaggtgtcagccatgcctcagtgcgtagcactctcgcctcagcaggtcgtgggttcaagtcccactccagagact harbors:
- the gnl1 gene encoding guanine nucleotide-binding protein-like 1, with product MPRKKPFSVKQKKKQLQERRERKRQGLPDGVRSSSHSRSGSHDRHEEQTDTSDSESFSFQVRKINQQPAPWKPGGQGYDPNRFRLHLEKESREEIERRKKVMREKIVELIPEVELEVDIDEIYKPGSVLDFPKRSPWNYAMTKEQLLVQEEKAFREYLDKIYSAFDPVKLSYFEHNLETWRQLWRVLEMSDIVLLITDIRHPVIHFSPALYDYVTREMKKSIILVLNKIDLAPPSLVAAWKHYFQQKFPQLHVLCFTSYPREKPGETDPSAVFQKRRRRRRVWTTALGPKQLLKSCETITQGKVALTSWKEKMERDAANSHHEDLTDEEEDDDVVLVEHQTDTAMEMCPPVDELYKDGILTVGCVGFPNVGKSSLINGLVGKKVVSVSRTPGHTKYFQTYFLTPTVKLCDCPGLIFPSLVDRQQQILAGIYPIAQIQDPYTSVGYLAMRIPIQKLLKLKHPNEEEQQSGEQAEAKFTAWDICEAWAEKRGYKTAKAARNDVYRAANSILRLTVDGRLCLCMRPPGYTMQKADWQQHVETLEIAALQEAHRQQSKQSSDDEDEISSSDQEDDEKDHDADEEEEEEEEVEDEDDEVDARPKQSAPASKGHVGSFLSKNKFALLREDEC